In Lentisphaera araneosa HTCC2155, the genomic window AGTTAACTCTTCGCAGAAGAAATTTAGTGGATGATCGAACAAGTTTAACTAATCAATTAACTGCGTTGCTTAAAATTTATTATCCACAAGCCCTTAAAGTAGTTGGCAACCATCTGTACGCAGAAATATTTATGGAATTCCTAGATAAGTATCCAAGTCCGCAGTCGATTCTTAATGCCCATCAAATTGGGATCACGAAATTTTTTAATAAGAGAAGTACCAGTAGTAAAAAAACAAAAGAAAGAGTTAAAGCCTTACGTAGTTCTATTGTTGTTGTACACGATAAAGATGAGTTAGACTGTTATGTATTCGTAGCTCGACAATTCTGTGTGCGAATCAAAAGCTTGAATGAAGTTATTAAAGCTTATGAGAAAAAGATTTTGAAGATCTATACAGAACATGAGGACTATGAACTATTTCATTCCTTTCCAGGAGCAGGACCAAGTATTGGACCTCGACTCATGGCTTTCTTTGGAGATGATAGAGAACGTTTTCAATCAGTAGAAGAAGTCTTAAAGACTAGTGAAGTAGCACCTGTAACAATTCAGAGTGGAAAGATGAATATTGTGAGAAGGAGGCTTTTGTGTGATAGATTCACTCAGCTTAGCTTTGTGGAATTTGCTAACAATTCAATCCGATCATCTATCTGGGCTCATGAATTTTATTATCACAAAAAAGCTCTCAATATGCCTCATTTTTGCATCTTAAGAGCTTTAGCATACAAATGGATAAGAATTATGTACCGATGCTGGAAAACGAGGACTAACTACTGTGAAAAAACCTATTTGCAGGTTTTAGAAAAAAGAAAACCAGCGTGGTATCAAAAAGTTATGAATTAAGACAAAAACCTACTTGCAAGTGCACTCAGAAAAGCCCAGCTTTTAACCGATAACTGCCCCCCTTCTAGCTAACTCTCTTGACTCTTTCAGCGTAGCGGTCTTGCAGTGACTGAAATGAACGATCTTTGAGCTTGGTGGTCCCAAGGAAGCGGTCTTCCACTCCTAGCCATTCGTTGCTGTTTCTAGGCTTTCTAAAAGCTTCAAAGCTTCGCTATTGCTATCTCCGCAATATTCCCGTGAAGCCTGATAGCTATTACAAACTTTGGGCCTCAGAGGATTATCCCAGAGCAAGCAGAGATTATCTTCATCGAGCTGAGGACATCGTTGACCCGCTAGCTTCACCCCATTAACTCCAGGGATAGCCGCAGAAATACTAATGGCAGTACAACAAGCGCCACAACCCGGACGACAAGAAAATTCTTCTTTCATTGACAGTCCTTACAAATAAATTGCGAAAAGTATTGATGGGGGATAGAAAGTCCTAATTACTCCACTAGGTCATGCCAAATGATAAAAGAAAGCTCCAAGCCCAAGCAATCCACAAGACAGAGTAAACTCACGGGAGGATCGCTACGCTCAAGGAGGCGGAGCAGAGATCCTTAGGTTGCGCTCGTACCGAGCTTGGGGTGCGGCAACAAGTTGCCTTAGGTTGCGCCTTCGGCTTAGGTAATGAAGCTAAGCTTCTGAGTTGACGCGCTAAAGCGCTGAATTCACGGACTGAGTCCTAAGATTACGGAACGAAGTTCCTGAGTTGACGTTTCCACAGTTAGACAATTACAAGGTTTCAGGAATCAGGTAGCAGGAGGTGCTGTCTTGTCCTGATATAGGTTGTCATCTAAAATAGGAAAAACCTATGAAAGATACAATAAGATATAGTGAATCATTTAAACAAAAAGTGGTAAACGAGATCTCCAAAGGTAAATTTATAAGCTGTGGAGAAGCGAGCCAAGCTTATGGGATATCAGGCTCTTGTACAGTAAGAGCCTGGGTCAAAAAGTATGGTAGAACAGACTTATTACCAAAGGTGATTAAAGTGGAAACAGAAAATGATATTGATGAGATTAAAGCTCTTAAAAAGCATATTGCTGAGTTAGAGAAAACAGTAACCGAACTAGCGATAAGTGATGTTATGAATAAAGCTTACTTTGATATAGCTTGTGATGAGTTCGGCGTATCTGATAAAGAAGCCTTCAAAAAAAAAGTCGGTGTGAAGCGGTCAAAAGAGTCAGATCAATGAATAGCCACTTTACTGTTAAACAACTTTGTAATCACCTCCATATGAGTCGGCAAAATTTCTATAAAAATAAATCTTTAAGCACCAAAAAAGAAGTAGATAGAAAACTTGTGATCGATCTTATTAAAGAACAACGTTGCATTCAATCTGAGCTCGGAATTCGAAAGCTGCAGAATATGTTAGTAGATAACTTCAAAGAGAATTCTATACAGATAGGACGAGATCGCTTATTCGATATAGCTCGCGAAGAACGCCTATTAATCAAAAGAAAGAGGAAGTACTGTCGAACTACTGACTCTAGGCATCGTTTTAAAGTCTACAAAAATCTAATAAAGGATAAGGTGTTAACCGCACCTAACCAGGTGTGGGTTTGTGATATAACCTACATCAGAGTTGCAAAAAGCTTTGTTTATCTAGCGTTAATCACAGATGCCTTCTCTAGAAAAATTATTGCTTATAATGTGGGAGAGAGTTTAGAAGCTGTAGGATGTATCAAAGCATTAAAGATGGCTTTAAAAAGTCTCCCAAAAGGGTCATACCCCATCCATCACTCTGACCGTGGGTCTCAGTACTGCTGTCACGATTACATTGAAATCTTGACGAATAGAAATCTTCCTGTCAGTATGACTGAAGAAAACCATTGCTATGAAAATTCAAAAGCTGAAAGAGTCAACGGAATACTGAAGTATGAATATCATTTACGCGAAACATTTAAGAACTTTAAAGATGCTAAAAAAGCAATTAAGCAGGCTATTTACTTATACAATAATTGTCGCCCTCATACAGCTTTGGAATATTCATTTCCAAGTGTTGTTCATGAAACACAATGTGCATAAATATTAGTCAATTAACATAAACAAAAGTGACAACTATTTTTCAGGACTTGACAGCTCGTTCCGAGCTTAGGTAACGAAGCAAAGCTTCTTGGTGGCGCCTTCGGCTTAGGTGACAGGTTTTTAACTGATGACTGAAGGGCGAAGTCCGATCTGCAGTGAATGAAATGAGCGATCTGCAGTGAGCAACGCGAACGATCTTGCAGCGAAGAGATCTTTGAGCGTAGTGGTTTTTTATTCGCAATTGCCAAGCTGGAGCTTGGCGGTCCCAAGTGCAGCGAAGTGGTTTTTTATTCGCAATTGCCAAGCTGGAGCTTGGCGATCCCAAGTGCAGCGCTCTAATCAAATTATTTCCATTTAAGAATTTTAAAGATTAAAGAATAGGACTTATGTTCATCTCTTTAGTATTAATTTTTTGGTTTTGGTCGATAAGGGAGGTTTTTCATGTGGTTGAATCATGAGCGAACAAGCAATTCTGCTGTAGTGACCTACCGCGAATCTTTGTTAAATTCCTGCCCAAACCACCTTGTGATCGATAAGTTATTTAATGAAGATCAACTCGATGCCGTCGTAAAGATTTTACAGCAAGAACATTATTGGAAAAGTCAAAGGCATAGCTACTCCTCTTTATATGTCGATCAGGATGAATGGCAAAAAACCAGCTATGATCAACGTTTTGTTCAGCGCGATCTTTGGCAAGGAAAAATGCTCAAACCCAGTTTAGCTCAAGACTTTTTATTCTTTTTACGTGGGGGTGAATTCATGTCCTTCTTATCAGGTATTTTCAATGTACACTTAACTGATAAGACGGTTGCTGATCCAGAAATTAATACGAACTATTTTCGCTTAGGTCCTGACGACTTTGTTGAGCAACACGCTGATGATTCACCCGGAAGAGAAGTCTGCATGCTGCTCTACTTAAATAAAAGTTGGAACTATCATTCTGGAGGTGAGCTCACTTTTAAAAGTAGCGGCGATGATCCTCTAATGATTAGCCCTCTTTATAATCGCTGCATCTTATTTGACCCGTCCTCAAAAGGATCCGAACACTGGGTCGAAAAATTTAAAGCTAATCCTTCAGTGCAACACCGCTATAACGTCACTAGTTGGTACTGGTCGAAATAAGAGCAGGAGGCGCACTTCGTGCTTAGGGGGCGGAGCGATAATTTTTAATTGAAGGGAACGCCTTCGGCTTGAGTTGCACTCGCTTCGCTCGTTTAGGTTTAATCTTTTTGTCATTTGCAAGCGCCATTGGTCTGAGTGTGCAATGACACAAAAGTTAAAAGGACTGACGCTTAGGTGGCAGGTGGTAGGGGGACCGAGTAAACGAAGCGGAGCTTCTGAGTTGACGCGCTAAAGCACTGAATTGACGGAACGAAGTAGTTGAGATTACGCCCGATGGCCTGAGTTGACGATTCCACAGTTAGAAAAATCTACGATTGGACAATTTAAAACTAACAACTGCAGGGCGAAGCCCGATCTGCAGTGAATGTAATGAGCGATCTTTGAACGTAGTGGTTTTTTATCCGCAATTGCCAAGCTGGAGCTTGGCGGTCCCAGGTGCAGCGATCTTTTTATTCGTAATTGCCAAGCTGGAGCTTAGCGGTCCCAAGTGAAGCGATCTAAATTATTTAAGAATGAGGATGTAGAAGATGACGGCGACGAGAAGGAAAGTGAAGACGCGGGAGATTTTTTTAAAACGGACTTCTTTTGCGGCAATTTCGCGATCGATTTTGGCTAGGGCTTCGGGATTATGTTGTCTTAAGATTTTTGCTTGCTGAGCACTACTCATGTTCATAAAATCTTTTTTAGCTTGCTCTTTGCGTTGCTGCAAGGTGCTTTCAGTGGATGGCTTTTCTTCAGCGTGGTAATCCATATAAACTCATTGTGATTAATTTTTACTAAAATAGAGCTCATTTTGATATTTTATCATGGTCCATTTTATATTTCATTCAGCTTATTGGATTCTTTTTGATTAAGTTGATGAGAAATTCAAGTTCTTGAGTGATGCATTTGTTTTTATTGATTTTGGCATTTATTCAAAATAAAAATCAAAGTCACCTTTATGTATAAACTCTATCGTCAGATCAAGCTAAAAGTCAGTAAAGAGCAATGTTGGGATTTTTTCTCTGCCCCCGAAAACCTAAAAGTCATTACACCCGATTACATGGGTTTTGATATTATTGAGGGAGGAGGTAAAGAGATGTATGAAGGGCAAATCATCGCCTACACAGTGAGCCCGCTCTTTAATTTTAAAGTCAAGTGGGTCACCGAAATAACGCATGTGCGCCAAGGTGAATTTTTTGTGGATGAGCAGCGCTTTGGGCCCTATAAATTTTGGCACCATAAACACTTTTTTGAAGAAATAGCTGGTGGTGTTTTATGTACGGATGAAATTCACTATATGCCCCCCTTCAAACTGATTGCCCCCCTACTGAATAAATTAACGATTGAGAGCAAACTCAAAGAAATTTTTGACTATCGGGAAAAGGTTCTTGTTGAACGTTTTGACCGTATCGACTGAAAAATTCAATCCATTAATCACGTACACAGGTGCAGTAGCGTTTTGAGCAGAAAAAAAGTTTTTTAATAAAAGCTTTTACAGGGCTCTTTTCTGAGTAAATCCAATTTTCGCTGCATAAACTGCAATCTTTTGCTAAGACCCGCTTAGTCTTTAAAATTTTTAGACTTGTAATTCTAGGTTCACTCGGTTCATTTACCCATTTAACTGCGGTATGATTAAGTTTCATTTTATCACCTCAATCTAAAAGATTCGACTACGACCAGACCATCCCATTTTAAACACAAAGTAAGAGATCTTCTGGAGTACAGGGTTCTTTTTATATTTTTTTGTTTCACTAAAAAAGCTTGAACTTACAAGTGAGGTTTGGCTAAGTTTCATTATTCTATCTCCTTATTAAAGTTATAAAAAGATAAGTAGCATAAACTGGAACAACAATCATAAAAAAATACACAAACTCATGATAAATAGAACTTTATATTAATGAACAGAGATGGATTAGTATACGAAATCAGTCATTATTCTACCAGTGTGTGGAAATAATCACTTATATATTGAGGGATTTTCACACTTAGATCCCTTCTAATTATGAAAGTAGCCGAGACGTTTTAATTGTTTTCAGGTCTTTACTCAGCTTCTTTACCACTAGTTTTTTAACAAGCACTGATTTTTTACTCTTTTTTAATACTTTATGACTCACTGGTGAAGGGCTACTATTAATAACTTTTTTCACGGCAAAGCCTCATATACTAATTTGTTTAATAATCTATGGTCTGATTAATGATTTACTCAATTTTGAGTTTAAAAAAAATTCAATCAGTCATTTTAAATTAAAATAATATTAACATTAGAATTAACAAGCCATACTTTGTCTACTTAGGCCTTACTGAATGACTCGTCTTTTGAGATGCTCACCCTGGCTAATGATACTTATAAAGTTAAGAAAATGTTCTAATAGCTGCTTATAATATTGGCCAAAAAGTGATAAAAAGGCTAATGCCTTGTCCAAGTTCATCACCATGAATATTAAAGCAATAAGTGTTTCAGACGACGCTTTAATTTTCGTGAAAATGCGATCGAGTTTATAGCGTCTTTTGGCTACACCAAAACAGCCTTCTACTTGGTTTCTTATAGCTTCATCTTGGCGTTGTATATCCTTTTGTTCTTTACGTAATTTTTCATCTTTGGGAGGCCTTCCAAGACTGGGACCACTTATCCTTATCCCATGCTTTTTACAATGTGCTCGATTTTCTTTGTTTCGGTAGATTTTGTCAGCATGTGTTGATTCGGGATAATAACCGAATCGTTCTTTGTATTTTTCAATTTGTGAAATCAGTTCGGTCCCTTCATTATAAGAGTCAAAGCTAATCGTATCGGTAAAGGTCCAGCCATCGACCACACTGATAGATATTTTTGCTCCGAATTCCGTATGAGCTCCCGCCTTCCCCCGAACTATGGGACGGATATGTGGTTGATGAATACTTACGATGCGATCATCTACGCTTGTTACTTTGTTATCGTACATGTATTGCTGTTGCTGATAAAGTGTCCCGATCACCAGAAGTTCACGATATAAACTAGGCTTCAATAGAGTAAGATCGGCATACTTTTTGAGTTCATCTATACTGGCGAGGTTCCTCCTTACGCAATGGAGTTGTCTGTTAATCACCTCACGTCTTTTCTTTTTCGAAACACGTTTTTTTAGAACAATACTTAAAAAGCTTTTCCTGCCATCTTCACGATAAGTTCGAGGCTTAACTTTATCTTCTGTATTTGAGCGATGACACCAAAGGATATCGATTACTTCCTCAGTTTTTCACGGGCTTTATTTAGCAACCCAAGGTCAGTTGGGTAGTGAATATCAGCAGGAACACACTGGCATCAACAATTAAAGACCCTTATTTGATGGAGGATCATTGTCTGAATCATCATAGATCCTCTTCTTTTTTACGTGTCGCTGTATGCAGGAGTTCGTCAATGTCTTTAATGTCCTGAGCGCCAAAACGCTTTCGAAAATGAGTCATCATGCTCGAATCAAAAGGTGCTTCCTGTTTATATCTTTCAAAGCCCAAGAAATATTGAAGATAGGGATTTTCAGAAATCATTTCTACCGTTTCTTCATCAGTTAAACTTAGCTTTACTTGAATGATAAGGGAACCAAATGCAGTTCTTGCAGGAAGAGCTTTGGGCCCAGTATGACTGGTGAAATTTAGTGCATAAATTTCTTCGACATCTGTCCAAGGTATTATTGCCGCTAACTTGACCCAGCGATTATTGATATTGAGTGTACCATCTAGAAAATAAGGTAAATTGGCCATTTTGGGCTCTGAGCCCGTATTTTTATACATCTTATGCAAACCTAATGACTGTTTTGAGGGGTTTTGTTTACATATAACATAGCATGAATTACACTTATCTCATTGTATATAAGTCATTTATATCTTAATCAGTGAGCCCTACTTATTAAAAATCAAATGTGCACTAAAGATAACTTTGTTGACATTTCTAGAAATAGAGGCATTTAAAGCCTCAGTATTGACTAATTTATCAATCAATTATGATTGCGATTTTAGGACTCCATGAAAAAAATTGCAAATTTATAAATCTATCTAATCAAGGGTTTAGTGAAAGATAGCGCTCAGAGTTGGATGGAGTTTTTAGAGCTCACATTTGTTTTTAAGAAAAATCTTAAGTTATTTATTATTATAAACTTATAAATAAGGAGAAGTTGAAAAATGAAAGATTATACCCAATACCCAAAGAAGTATGTCGCTTATGAAGTGAATCGAATTTCCTGTGATTTTGAATCCGAACAAGACTTTCTAGAAACCCTAGAGGAACTCAAGCAAGAGGGTTTAGATTCAAGTAAATTTTATATTCTAAATGGTCCCTCAGGAATTAAAGCCTTTGACCCTACGGGAGTGGAACATGGTGTGTGGTCAATGATTTCCCGTAAAATCCACCGCATCGTGAGTGAGGCAGAAGAAAAAGCTATTGATGATCTCTGGCAGGATTTGCAACGGGGCATGATTCACTTAAGTATTCCCGCTAAGAAAACGATGCTACGCAAGCGCATTCATCGAATTATGGATAGCCATCATGGCTGCAATGCTAAGTACACGGATCGGTTTTTTGTGGAGACCTACGCTTCGGCTTAATTAGTGTATGAACACACGAAAAAATATACTCATTGCCGGGGCTGACGGCGCTCTAGGTAAAGCCTTAAGGATCCACTTTGAGAAAGAGAATTATTATGTATGGAGCTTGAGCCGAAGTGCTAAGTCAGCAAATGAACAACAATTTTGTGTTGATTTACTCAATGAAGAAAGTTATGAGTCTTTCAAAATCCAATTAGACGAACAAAAACTCAATTTTCATGGGGTGATCCAATGTGCGGGCATCCTGCATAATGGGGAGAATATGCCTGAAAAACAATTGAGTGAAATTAGCGCTAAATGGCTGCAACATAGCATGAATGTAAATGTTTTATCTCACATAAAGTTAGCTCAAGCACTGGAAAATCACATTGAAGGTAAAGAAAGTTTTTTCTGGGCTTCATTGTCGGCAATGGTGGGAAGCATCGGTGATAATTCCCTAGGTGGTTGGTACTCGTATCGCATGAGTAAGGCTGCACTGAATATGTTCATCCACAACCTCTCGATAGAATGGAAACGTAAAAATCGTCAAGCCTGTATTGTTTCTATTCATCCAGGAACAACTGATTCCGCCATGTCAAAACCCTTCAAGGTACGCCCCGACAAACTCTATAGTCCTGAGCTCAGTGCTCAAAGAATTTATTCAGTTCTCACTAAGATAACACCCGAACAAAATGGTCAATTTTTAAATTGGGATGGGACTTCTATTGTATGGTAGTTATAACTTTGGAAGCCCGCGCTCGTAGATAGCATGAACTTTGAGGCTACTGAAAGTGACTCGTGATGAATGTAGAGTCAAGTTCCGATTGACTTGTAACAACTTTTAAAGCGTGATGTTATTCTCGCCTTCACCCGCGAAGATATGAATTCTCTCCATGTCGGGAAGTAAATACACATCATCTCCCGCTTCAATATCAAAATGTGCCTCTGCCGATGCCGTAACTGATTGCTCCCCTACTTTTAAGAATACTTGTTGAGTATCACCTAATTTCTCAATGAATTCGACTTTACCAGAGAAAGAGAGTCCCTCGGGTTTGTCTTTAGTGATTGTCAGTTTTTCTGGACGCACACCGAAGGTAGCTTTGCCGAGGTAAGATTGACATTTATCGGCTTTGTCACTCGGAAGCTCAATACGTGTATGGTCACTGGTAAAGAATGTTTTCTGCCCTTCCACAAGTAATTCACCTTCTAGGAAATTCATTGTGGGTGTTCCAATAAAACCCGCCACAAATTTATTGACTGGGTAATCATAGACATCTAAGGGTTTACCCACCTGTTGAATATAACCGTGACTCATGACACAAATGCGGTTACCGAGTGTCATTGCTTCAACTTGGTCGTGCGTTACATAAATCATCGTGGTTTGCAGGCGTTGGTGAAGTAGCTTGAGTTCCTTACGCATACTTACACGCATTTTAGCATCTAGGTTTGAAAGTGGTTCATCTAATAAGAAAACTGCGGGGTCACGCACAATGGCACGCCCTAATGCCACACGCTGACGTTGGCCACCAGATAGAGCTTTAGGCTTACGTTTAAGGTATTCGCTGAGTTCGAGTGATTCCGCTGCATCACGAACACGTTTATCAATTTCCGCTTTAGGCGTTTTTCTTAGCTTGAGGCCAAAAGCCATATTATCATAGACCGTCATGTGGGGGTAAAGAGCGTAGTTTTGAAAAACCATGGCAATATCGCGATCTTTAGGTGGAACATCATTGACCAGGCGCTCACCAATTTTGAGCTCGCCACCCGAGATTTCCTCTAGGCCCGCAATCATACGCAAGGTCGTTGATTTACCACAGCCTGATGGACCCACTAAAACCATAAATTCTTTGTCTTCAATATGAAGATCTGATTCGTGAACGGCAATAACTCCACCATCGTAGACTTTCTTAAGCTTGTTTAGATTAACTTCGGCCATGATAAAACTCCTGATTATTAGATAAGATTGTTAAATAGTAACGACAAAGAAGATAATTACAACAAATAAACAAATATTTTTGTTTAAAAATTTCAATTGACTTCTTTAGGGTCTCAAGTAGATTGCATAATGAAAAGCTTTTCCACAGATATTAAAGACCTCAGTACTGGCCACTTACTCATACTTTTAGAAGGTGAGCTAGTCATTATGTGTGAAGGTGAGAATCGGGCTAGGTCAGTTGGCGATCTTGAATTGATTAAAGAGAATCAATTTGAGTGTAAGCAAGTTAGCGAGAGTCACAAAGTGTTGATGATTCAGGCCAATAGTGACGCTCTTTATATAGAGGAAGCCGATGAGTTGAGTCTAGCACTCATTTACGAAGACTTTTTTTTACAGCAGAAGTCACAAAGTTATCTGGAAAAGTCCGCTCAATATATTTTGGAAAGATTAACACTTTCGTCTGATCAGACTCAATCCAGCCTAAGCATCATTGAACAAATTACACAGTACATCCAAAATAACCTCGATGATAAATTGAGTATTGAAGTCATTTGTGAAGAGTTTGAACTGAATAAAACGAAGTTAATCAAACTCTTTAAAGACAATGATTTAGGTTCCGTTATGACCTATGTTAAAAGTTTGCGCTTTCAAAAGGCAAAATCACTCTTGGAGAATAGCGAGCAATCCATTTCACTGATTGCTGCTAGTTGTGGGTTTGTTGACTGTGCGAGTTTCAGCCACTTCTTTAAAAAGCATGCGGACAAATCCCCGAGTCAAATTCGCAAGGAACGCGACTGGCTCATGTAGGAAATACTGAAATCCAATGTGGATCATTCAGACATATTTTTGAGGGAGGGGGATAAAAAAGGGTGACTGCCTGAAATGGAGGGGAGGTATGGAGGAAAGGAGGATCAGACAGCCACCGTTATAAACATATTGATTTAAAATAATATTTCAACAAGTAGCTTAAAAAAAATGCCAATTATTATTGGCATCAATTAGAACGACAAATGTTTATAAAAGACATAAAACCATTGATTTCAGTCAAATACAAAGAAAAGCTCTATTAAATAGAGCTTTAAAAGAATCTTATTTTTAAAGAAATATTTTATTCAGCTTTTGCTGGAGCTGCTTCTTCAGCTTTTGCTGGAGCTGCTTCTTCAGCTTTTGCTGGAACCGTTAGTTCGAGAGCCGATTTAGTGTTCCTCTCTTGAAGTTTTTCCGCATTTTCAGTTGCTTTCATTTTTCCGAAGAAAAGGCAAGCCACAACAAAAATACCGAACATCCACCAAGTTGCCTTAGCTAAAAAGTCATTTGAGCTAGCACCCAAAACATCAGACGTCATGCCCGAGGCTAAACCGCCAAGTCCACCGTCGGCTTTCGAGGGTTGCATCAACACTGATACGATGATCAAAACAGCAAGCAAAACAACAATTGCGAGTAATACTGAAC contains:
- a CDS encoding transposase, which gives rise to MDDRTSLTNQLTALLKIYYPQALKVVGNHLYAEIFMEFLDKYPSPQSILNAHQIGITKFFNKRSTSSKKTKERVKALRSSIVVVHDKDELDCYVFVARQFCVRIKSLNEVIKAYEKKILKIYTEHEDYELFHSFPGAGPSIGPRLMAFFGDDRERFQSVEEVLKTSEVAPVTIQSGKMNIVRRRLLCDRFTQLSFVEFANNSIRSSIWAHEFYYHKKALNMPHFCILRALAYKWIRIMYRCWKTRTNYCEKTYLQVLEKRKPAWYQKVMN
- a CDS encoding YkgJ family cysteine cluster protein; this translates as MKEEFSCRPGCGACCTAISISAAIPGVNGVKLAGQRCPQLDEDNLCLLWDNPLRPKVCNSYQASREYCGDSNSEALKLLESLETATNG
- a CDS encoding transposase; translated protein: MKDTIRYSESFKQKVVNEISKGKFISCGEASQAYGISGSCTVRAWVKKYGRTDLLPKVIKVETENDIDEIKALKKHIAELEKTVTELAISDVMNKAYFDIACDEFGVSDKEAFKKKVGVKRSKESDQ
- a CDS encoding IS3 family transposase translates to MNSHFTVKQLCNHLHMSRQNFYKNKSLSTKKEVDRKLVIDLIKEQRCIQSELGIRKLQNMLVDNFKENSIQIGRDRLFDIAREERLLIKRKRKYCRTTDSRHRFKVYKNLIKDKVLTAPNQVWVCDITYIRVAKSFVYLALITDAFSRKIIAYNVGESLEAVGCIKALKMALKSLPKGSYPIHHSDRGSQYCCHDYIEILTNRNLPVSMTEENHCYENSKAERVNGILKYEYHLRETFKNFKDAKKAIKQAIYLYNNCRPHTALEYSFPSVVHETQCA
- a CDS encoding 2OG-Fe(II) oxygenase family protein, producing the protein MWLNHERTSNSAVVTYRESLLNSCPNHLVIDKLFNEDQLDAVVKILQQEHYWKSQRHSYSSLYVDQDEWQKTSYDQRFVQRDLWQGKMLKPSLAQDFLFFLRGGEFMSFLSGIFNVHLTDKTVADPEINTNYFRLGPDDFVEQHADDSPGREVCMLLYLNKSWNYHSGGELTFKSSGDDPLMISPLYNRCILFDPSSKGSEHWVEKFKANPSVQHRYNVTSWYWSK
- a CDS encoding SRPBCC family protein; the encoded protein is MYKLYRQIKLKVSKEQCWDFFSAPENLKVITPDYMGFDIIEGGGKEMYEGQIIAYTVSPLFNFKVKWVTEITHVRQGEFFVDEQRFGPYKFWHHKHFFEEIAGGVLCTDEIHYMPPFKLIAPLLNKLTIESKLKEIFDYREKVLVERFDRID
- a CDS encoding SDR family NAD(P)-dependent oxidoreductase, which gives rise to MNTRKNILIAGADGALGKALRIHFEKENYYVWSLSRSAKSANEQQFCVDLLNEESYESFKIQLDEQKLNFHGVIQCAGILHNGENMPEKQLSEISAKWLQHSMNVNVLSHIKLAQALENHIEGKESFFWASLSAMVGSIGDNSLGGWYSYRMSKAALNMFIHNLSIEWKRKNRQACIVSIHPGTTDSAMSKPFKVRPDKLYSPELSAQRIYSVLTKITPEQNGQFLNWDGTSIVW
- a CDS encoding ABC transporter ATP-binding protein, producing MAEVNLNKLKKVYDGGVIAVHESDLHIEDKEFMVLVGPSGCGKSTTLRMIAGLEEISGGELKIGERLVNDVPPKDRDIAMVFQNYALYPHMTVYDNMAFGLKLRKTPKAEIDKRVRDAAESLELSEYLKRKPKALSGGQRQRVALGRAIVRDPAVFLLDEPLSNLDAKMRVSMRKELKLLHQRLQTTMIYVTHDQVEAMTLGNRICVMSHGYIQQVGKPLDVYDYPVNKFVAGFIGTPTMNFLEGELLVEGQKTFFTSDHTRIELPSDKADKCQSYLGKATFGVRPEKLTITKDKPEGLSFSGKVEFIEKLGDTQQVFLKVGEQSVTASAEAHFDIEAGDDVYLLPDMERIHIFAGEGENNITL
- a CDS encoding helix-turn-helix domain-containing protein → MKSFSTDIKDLSTGHLLILLEGELVIMCEGENRARSVGDLELIKENQFECKQVSESHKVLMIQANSDALYIEEADELSLALIYEDFFLQQKSQSYLEKSAQYILERLTLSSDQTQSSLSIIEQITQYIQNNLDDKLSIEVICEEFELNKTKLIKLFKDNDLGSVMTYVKSLRFQKAKSLLENSEQSISLIAASCGFVDCASFSHFFKKHADKSPSQIRKERDWLM
- the secG gene encoding preprotein translocase subunit SecG; translated protein: MSSVLLAIVVLLAVLIIVSVLMQPSKADGGLGGLASGMTSDVLGASSNDFLAKATWWMFGIFVVACLFFGKMKATENAEKLQERNTKSALELTVPAKAEEAAPAKAEEAAPAKAE